DNA sequence from the Prolixibacter sp. SD074 genome:
TGCGTATACATTCCCTTCAACCGGTGTCTACGAACATAAGCGGTACCCTACCGTGTACTACTCGTCAGCTTACCACCTCAAAGGCAATCCGGTATTGAAAGTTAGCGGCCCCACAGCTTTCGGCATCCAGGCAGTCGATTACCTCAACGCCAGCTGGAGCAAATGCGGTATCTACAGTGCACAGTTGATTGTCGATCAGGACACTATTTTTGGATTCCGGATAAGCGATATTTCATTTGCCGAAACACGCTACGTAAACAGTCTGGCCGATTATGCCGAGCGCGAACGATATGGCCGTTGGGTTCACCGGCTTTTTCGCCAACCGGGAAACAAACTCGATATCTATACTGCCGATAAAAACAATGGTGTCATCAATTTTACCGACAATAAAACACACCATGTTAAGGTGACTACAGCCGACGCTTACGGTAACCAATCCACCCTTGAGTTTCAGGTAAAAAGTACACCACCCGACAGTACTCAACGACACGATAACGGTGCGCGGATATTTTCATACCAAAAAGACAATTATTTCCAGGCCGACAACCTGAAGCTGAGAGTTCCGGCCGGCGCGCTCTATGATGATCTACCATTTCATTTCGAGGAAGAAGAAACGCCGGAAGGATGCTATGCGCCGTTGCAAAAAATTCAGGATAAATATACGCCACTGCAAAAGGCCATGCGAGTTGCCATCAGGCCGGACAGTCTTCCCGGCTCACTTCAAAATAAGGCCCTGCTCGTTATGGTCGGCCCGGATGGGCAAAAATGGAGTGCCGGAGGTGAATATAAAGATGGTTGGGTCGTTGGTTATCCACGCTATTTCGGAGATTTCAGTGTAGCCGTCGATACCGTTCCTCCTACGATTCATTCCCTCAGCATCAATGAACACAAGCATTTGATGAACCCGAAGCATATACGGTTCAAAATAAAAGACAACCTATCGGGAATTGACAAATACCGTGGCGAAATCGATGGAAAATGGGCGCTGTTTGTCTACGACCCAAAATATGACTTACTAACCTATACCCTTGATCCTTCGCGATTGGAACTCGGGAAAATACATCAATTGAAGCTGACAATTACTGACGCTAAAGGCAATCAATCGGTATACACAGCAACCTTTTACAAATGAAACGAACATGAACTTTTTTAATCAAAAGTTCGCCAAAGGCAATGATTAAAAAAAGTTTATGTGAGAGCGAAGCGGTTCCATACGTTCTCAAATTTAGAATTAAATTATGGATCCTAATTATAAATTTTAGAACGTATGAAAAAAAGCATTACCGCATTAGGCCTGATGTCTGGCACATCGCTCGATGGCATTGATTTGGCTTTGTGCAGCTTCAACAATAAAAAATCGGGCTGGTCGTTTAGGATTGAAGCCTCCGAAACCGTTCCTTACTCTGCCGAATGGAAAAGAAAACTACGCGAAGCGGAAAACAGTTCGGCCCGGGATATCTTGT
Encoded proteins:
- a CDS encoding M23 family metallopeptidase, which translates into the protein MKLFTPLFVLLWIWSFQVYGQQAPPPPDKPRKLIPPIDPPISLAGNFGELRPNHFHSGLDMRTGGHTGLPVHAVAEGYVTRVSISPTGYGRAVYINHPNGITTVYGHLKRLMPRLERYVRRIQYHREQFAVNLTIPRDSFLVKQGDVIAWSGNAGSSGGPHLHFEIRDTQAQRPQNVLKWHFPITDNIPPKMISLYAYTFPSTGVYEHKRYPTVYYSSAYHLKGNPVLKVSGPTAFGIQAVDYLNASWSKCGIYSAQLIVDQDTIFGFRISDISFAETRYVNSLADYAERERYGRWVHRLFRQPGNKLDIYTADKNNGVINFTDNKTHHVKVTTADAYGNQSTLEFQVKSTPPDSTQRHDNGARIFSYQKDNYFQADNLKLRVPAGALYDDLPFHFEEEETPEGCYAPLQKIQDKYTPLQKAMRVAIRPDSLPGSLQNKALLVMVGPDGQKWSAGGEYKDGWVVGYPRYFGDFSVAVDTVPPTIHSLSINEHKHLMNPKHIRFKIKDNLSGIDKYRGEIDGKWALFVYDPKYDLLTYTLDPSRLELGKIHQLKLTITDAKGNQSVYTATFYK